One region of Chlorobiota bacterium genomic DNA includes:
- a CDS encoding FdhF/YdeP family oxidoreductase has translation MSKVRTGGGFASIGYTIQKAFAADGGPIEFWRRMKSRNACKTCAYGMGGQRGGMTNEAGQFPEFCKKSVQAMAADMQPPIAPDFFNQYSVSELAKLSPRQLENLGRLSYPIIHRAGEDRYCRLEWEEAFGLIAGAMKGTDPSRSFFYSSGRSSNEAAFLLQWLARVYGTNNVNNCSFYCHQASGVGLARSIGSGTATVTLEDVEHSDFVLLIGANPASNHPRLITTLVGIRARGGKVVVVNPLRETGLERFNVPSRVGSLLFGSQVNDLYIQPRIGGDIPFLKGVLKAVIAFSETNTEFIERYTSGWEELAASLREESLEDLAANAGVSVGLIQSVAKMYASANNAVFMWAMGITHHEHGADNVLAIANLALARGMVGRRNAGLMPIRGHSNVQGIGSVGFAPDLKEGFLKAMEELYGLPLPRGKGMDSIRSLHAAGRDEIDVAILLGGNFYAASPDLAYAGRALGRIRHCVTISTKLNQGHVCVAPQREGGWAIVLPTVVRDEEMQATTQESMFSFVRLSDGGMRRPLGDLRSEVEIITTIGGHLLPDGPIDFRALRNHDAVRRVMAQVVPGYDKVAEIGRTKHEFHVKDRVRHHPEFPFPDGRARFVAVPTPPDDRSPGQLRLMTIRSEGQFNTVVYEEHDRYRNQPARDVILLHPHDMGRLGIAEGERITVVSATGAMPNIMAVAFSIAEGCAAMYYPEANVLVPTSVDSASGTPAFKNVLVTLVPSQSGTEHKPQTW, from the coding sequence ATGAGCAAAGTAAGAACCGGAGGCGGTTTTGCCTCCATTGGATACACAATTCAAAAAGCGTTTGCGGCCGACGGCGGGCCGATAGAGTTTTGGCGGCGAATGAAATCGCGTAACGCCTGCAAGACCTGTGCCTACGGAATGGGAGGGCAGCGTGGCGGGATGACCAACGAGGCGGGCCAGTTCCCGGAGTTCTGCAAAAAAAGCGTCCAGGCAATGGCCGCCGATATGCAGCCCCCAATCGCCCCCGATTTCTTCAACCAATACTCCGTTTCCGAACTTGCCAAGCTAAGCCCGCGCCAGCTGGAGAATCTGGGCCGCCTTTCCTATCCGATCATCCATCGTGCGGGTGAGGACCGCTACTGCCGGTTGGAGTGGGAGGAAGCGTTTGGGCTGATTGCCGGGGCGATGAAAGGGACCGATCCTTCCCGCTCCTTTTTTTATTCATCGGGAAGAAGCAGCAACGAGGCCGCGTTCCTGCTGCAATGGTTGGCGCGGGTGTATGGGACCAACAACGTCAACAACTGCTCGTTCTACTGCCACCAAGCCAGCGGCGTTGGGTTGGCGCGGAGTATCGGGTCGGGGACGGCAACCGTCACGTTGGAGGATGTTGAGCATTCCGATTTTGTGCTGCTGATTGGCGCAAACCCGGCAAGCAACCACCCCCGGCTTATCACAACGCTGGTGGGAATTCGGGCACGCGGAGGGAAAGTGGTGGTGGTGAACCCGCTGCGGGAGACCGGGTTGGAGCGTTTCAACGTTCCATCGCGGGTTGGTTCGCTGCTGTTTGGCTCGCAGGTGAACGACCTCTACATCCAGCCACGAATCGGCGGCGACATCCCTTTTCTGAAAGGAGTCCTCAAGGCTGTTATTGCATTTTCGGAAACCAACACTGAGTTCATCGAACGCTACACCAGCGGCTGGGAAGAACTGGCCGCGTCGCTGCGGGAAGAATCGCTGGAAGATTTGGCTGCCAATGCCGGGGTGAGTGTGGGGTTGATCCAGAGCGTCGCGAAAATGTACGCCAGCGCCAACAACGCCGTTTTTATGTGGGCCATGGGGATCACCCACCACGAGCATGGGGCCGACAACGTGCTGGCCATTGCCAACCTTGCGCTTGCACGCGGCATGGTGGGCCGCCGGAACGCAGGCTTGATGCCAATCCGTGGCCACTCGAACGTGCAAGGAATCGGCTCAGTCGGGTTCGCCCCCGACCTGAAAGAAGGATTCTTGAAAGCGATGGAGGAATTGTACGGGCTTCCCTTGCCACGCGGAAAAGGGATGGACTCCATCCGCTCGCTTCACGCCGCCGGGCGCGATGAAATTGATGTGGCGATTCTTCTTGGCGGCAACTTCTACGCCGCAAGCCCCGACCTTGCCTACGCCGGGCGTGCGCTGGGCCGCATTCGCCACTGCGTCACCATCAGCACAAAGCTGAATCAAGGCCATGTTTGCGTTGCGCCGCAGCGGGAAGGGGGGTGGGCAATCGTGCTGCCAACCGTTGTGCGCGATGAAGAGATGCAGGCCACCACGCAGGAGAGCATGTTCAGTTTTGTTCGCCTGTCCGATGGCGGGATGCGCAGGCCGTTGGGGGACCTCCGTTCGGAAGTGGAGATTATCACCACCATTGGCGGCCATTTGCTTCCCGATGGGCCGATTGATTTCCGCGCGCTGCGGAACCACGATGCCGTGCGGCGGGTGATGGCCCAAGTGGTTCCGGGATACGACAAGGTTGCGGAGATTGGCCGCACCAAACATGAGTTCCATGTGAAAGATCGCGTGCGCCACCATCCAGAGTTTCCGTTTCCCGACGGGCGTGCGCGGTTCGTTGCGGTCCCCACACCCCCCGACGACCGCAGCCCCGGCCAGCTCCGCTTGATGACCATCCGTTCGGAGGGGCAATTCAACACGGTGGTGTATGAAGAACATGATCGTTACCGCAATCAACCGGCGCGGGATGTTATCTTGCTCCATCCCCACGATATGGGGCGGTTGGGGATAGCCGAAGGGGAGCGCATCACCGTGGTTTCGGCCACCGGAGCAATGCCAAACATCATGGCCGTGGCGTTCTCCATCGCCGAAGGATGCGCGGCCATGTACTATCCCGAGGCAAACGTCCTGGTCCCAACTTCTGTAGATTCCGCCAGCGGTACTCCGGCATTCAAAAACGTGCTGGTGACGCTGGTGCCAAGCCAAAGCGGAACCGAGCACAAACCGCAAACCTGGTAA
- a CDS encoding sigma-54-dependent Fis family transcriptional regulator has product MKPLIYVVDDDHSVRRLMEHWLKTKWEYTIQLFTSGEQCLDALDAGPDLVILDVMLPGMSGVETLREIRKRDADLPVVMLSAQGQIDVVVETIKLGAMDYFPKTIDLNKLELAVRNALEMHSLKRELHQLRDSVAETGSFENIIASAGPMENVLKLVHKAKNSDISVLIQGESGTGKELIARAIHFNGKRKNGPFIAVNCAAIPRDLIESEMFGHEKGAFTGAVARKIGKFEQANGGTIFLDEIGELDMNLQAKLLRAIQQKQFERVGGIEVLTSDTRIVSATNRDLVKASQNKEFREDLYYRLASFPIMLPPLRERRADVMLLAEHFLKTYSKREGKAIRTISRKAIKMLYDYPWPGNVRELESAIERAILLCEDDMITEGDLPLAVRAFSEGASVAVPMDSVFENQSMIIPLETLKEQAVKHALKVTEGNILEAAKKLRISRSTMYEMIKKYDVRV; this is encoded by the coding sequence ATGAAACCCTTGATTTACGTTGTTGACGACGACCACAGCGTTCGCCGCCTGATGGAGCATTGGTTGAAGACCAAATGGGAATACACCATCCAGCTGTTCACCAGCGGGGAGCAATGCCTTGACGCGTTGGACGCAGGCCCCGACCTTGTTATCCTGGATGTGATGCTTCCCGGAATGAGCGGGGTGGAGACATTGCGGGAAATTCGCAAACGCGACGCTGATCTTCCGGTGGTCATGCTTTCGGCACAGGGGCAAATTGATGTTGTGGTGGAGACCATCAAGCTGGGAGCAATGGATTATTTCCCCAAAACCATTGACCTGAATAAACTAGAGCTGGCGGTTCGCAACGCTTTGGAGATGCACTCGCTAAAACGTGAGCTTCATCAACTTCGCGACAGCGTTGCCGAGACCGGTAGTTTTGAGAATATCATTGCCTCGGCAGGGCCAATGGAAAATGTGCTGAAGCTGGTGCATAAAGCAAAAAACAGTGATATATCAGTGCTAATCCAGGGGGAAAGTGGAACGGGAAAAGAGTTGATTGCGCGGGCAATCCATTTTAATGGAAAGCGGAAAAACGGCCCTTTTATTGCTGTCAATTGTGCCGCAATTCCGCGAGACCTGATTGAGAGCGAAATGTTCGGCCATGAAAAAGGGGCATTTACGGGAGCGGTGGCGCGGAAGATTGGGAAATTCGAGCAAGCCAATGGTGGCACTATTTTTCTTGATGAGATTGGGGAGTTGGATATGAACCTGCAAGCCAAATTGCTGCGGGCAATCCAGCAAAAACAGTTCGAGCGTGTTGGCGGGATCGAGGTGCTAACCAGCGATACGCGCATCGTCTCGGCAACCAACCGCGATTTGGTTAAGGCCAGCCAAAACAAAGAATTCCGGGAAGACTTATACTACCGCCTGGCCTCGTTCCCCATTATGCTCCCTCCGCTTCGCGAACGCAGGGCCGACGTGATGCTATTGGCCGAGCATTTTCTGAAAACATACAGCAAGCGTGAAGGGAAAGCAATCCGAACAATCTCCCGGAAAGCAATTAAAATGCTGTATGATTACCCCTGGCCCGGCAACGTCCGCGAACTTGAAAGCGCGATAGAGCGGGCGATACTGCTCTGCGAAGATGATATGATTACCGAAGGAGATTTGCCCCTTGCCGTGCGTGCATTTAGCGAAGGAGCAAGCGTTGCCGTTCCGATGGACTCAGTCTTCGAAAATCAAAGCATGATTATCCCTCTGGAAACATTAAAGGAGCAGGCGGTGAAGCATGCCTTAAAAGTCACCGAAGGGAATATCCTTGAAGCCGCAAAAAAACTTCGCATAAGCCGCTCGACGATGTATGAGATGATAAAAAAATATGACGTGCGGGTGTAA
- the tsaA gene encoding tRNA (N6-threonylcarbamoyladenosine(37)-N6)-methyltransferase TrmO produces MNGKSPHRTFHATEIGVIATRYRRKSEAPRQPTLAETPDEGIITLHEGANFEQALRDLQGFEFIWVIFWFDQSSGWRPTVLPPRGGLTRRGVFSTRSPHRPNPIGLSLLRLLEIRGRTLRVASPDLLDGTPILDIKPYLPSIEAHPAAAEGWLETLDDDLRADPLFTVEWSLLSAQQREFLEQECEVDFSAAVALLRRAPHPHPYRRIKQISEHGYELAVRSWRLKFTWQGMEIVIEEIASGYSPAAISDPARAGTLHQESAHRAFHQRWGK; encoded by the coding sequence ATGAACGGAAAATCGCCACACCGCACGTTCCATGCCACTGAAATTGGGGTGATTGCAACGCGCTATCGTCGTAAATCGGAGGCACCGCGCCAACCTACTCTTGCAGAAACACCCGATGAAGGAATTATCACCCTCCATGAAGGTGCAAATTTCGAGCAAGCCTTGCGCGACCTTCAGGGGTTTGAATTTATTTGGGTGATTTTTTGGTTCGATCAGTCCAGCGGTTGGCGGCCCACGGTGCTTCCGCCACGTGGCGGATTAACGCGGCGCGGGGTTTTTTCCACCCGTTCCCCGCATCGCCCAAATCCAATCGGATTATCGCTTCTCCGATTGTTGGAAATTCGTGGCCGCACCCTTCGCGTTGCTTCCCCCGACCTTCTGGACGGAACGCCAATTCTTGATATTAAGCCGTATCTACCTTCCATCGAGGCGCACCCGGCTGCCGCCGAAGGGTGGCTGGAAACTCTGGATGATGACCTGCGTGCCGATCCACTGTTCACCGTTGAATGGAGCCTGCTATCCGCCCAACAACGGGAATTTTTAGAGCAGGAATGCGAAGTTGATTTCTCCGCCGCTGTTGCCTTGCTTCGGCGCGCACCCCACCCGCATCCTTACCGCCGGATTAAGCAGATTTCTGAGCATGGATATGAGTTGGCCGTGCGCTCCTGGCGGCTGAAATTTACCTGGCAGGGAATGGAAATTGTGATCGAGGAAATCGCCAGCGGTTATTCGCCGGCGGCGATTTCCGATCCGGCCCGGGCCGGGACGCTCCATCAGGAATCGGCGCACCGTGCCTTCCATCAGCGTTGGGGGAAGTAG
- a CDS encoding pseudouridylate synthase, giving the protein MEEHQQHHLEILAENGAYVAVNKPCGLLTVPSALATDKRTCMSVLRDRLGEWVYPVHRLDRATSGVLLFARGRESAKILAEAFASRNVLKTYTAVARGHLHEEGTIDHPIAEEKHGTPAQAITHFTPLARIELPIPVGRYATARYTLLSLTPLTGRNHQIRRHLAHLRHPIIGDTIYGDGRHTAMFRQQLGIHRLMLHASSITLPTIDGYPPATISAPIPEEFATLFPDYFPQR; this is encoded by the coding sequence ATGGAAGAACATCAACAGCATCATCTAGAAATTCTTGCTGAAAACGGGGCCTATGTGGCCGTCAACAAGCCGTGTGGCTTGCTCACCGTCCCCTCGGCACTGGCCACCGACAAACGGACGTGCATGTCGGTGCTGCGGGACCGATTGGGGGAATGGGTCTATCCCGTTCACCGGCTGGACCGCGCCACCAGCGGTGTGCTGCTGTTTGCCCGGGGGCGCGAGTCGGCAAAAATCCTTGCGGAGGCTTTTGCCAGCCGCAACGTACTAAAAACCTACACCGCAGTGGCGCGCGGGCATCTGCACGAAGAAGGGACGATTGACCACCCGATTGCCGAGGAGAAGCATGGCACGCCGGCCCAGGCCATCACCCATTTCACTCCCCTTGCCCGCATCGAGCTTCCGATTCCCGTTGGCCGGTACGCCACGGCACGCTACACGCTGCTGTCACTTACTCCATTAACCGGGCGGAACCACCAGATTCGCCGGCACCTTGCGCACCTGCGCCATCCGATTATCGGCGACACAATCTACGGCGACGGGCGGCACACCGCGATGTTCCGGCAACAACTTGGAATCCATCGGCTGATGCTCCATGCTTCCTCAATCACCCTTCCCACGATTGATGGCTACCCGCCGGCCACCATCTCCGCGCCAATTCCCGAAGAGTTCGCCACGCTGTTTCCCGACTACTTCCCCCAACGCTGA
- a CDS encoding peptidylprolyl isomerase, producing MMIATAAAQTVPAPPAGVTRPRYVFHVTQAGVQLGDIVIELFPDVAPKHCANFDSLVAAKFYDGTAFHRVIPGFMIQGGGMNSKNPNAPRNTWGISDPSQRKIPAEFNKISHVRGILSAARTADPNSAASQFFICVANAPHLDGQYTVYGQVVTGLEVVDKIVNAQRDNTDNPLQRIDMKVEKLVQKTVRGKNAPKKTN from the coding sequence ATGATGATTGCCACCGCTGCCGCCCAAACCGTTCCTGCGCCACCGGCAGGCGTTACGCGACCCAGGTACGTTTTCCACGTCACCCAGGCGGGGGTGCAGCTTGGCGACATTGTGATTGAGCTGTTTCCCGACGTTGCGCCAAAGCATTGCGCAAATTTCGACAGCCTTGTTGCCGCAAAATTCTACGATGGGACAGCGTTCCACCGTGTGATCCCTGGCTTTATGATTCAGGGGGGAGGGATGAACTCCAAGAACCCGAACGCGCCGCGCAACACGTGGGGGATTAGCGATCCTTCGCAGCGGAAGATCCCGGCCGAGTTCAACAAAATCTCGCACGTCCGTGGCATCCTTTCCGCCGCCCGCACCGCCGACCCCAACAGCGCGGCATCGCAGTTCTTCATCTGCGTGGCCAATGCCCCCCACCTTGACGGCCAATATACCGTCTATGGGCAGGTGGTGACAGGGTTGGAGGTGGTTGATAAAATCGTCAACGCCCAAAGGGATAACACCGATAACCCGCTCCAGCGGATTGATATGAAGGTCGAGAAGCTGGTCCAAAAAACGGTGCGCGGGAAGAACGCCCCGAAAAAAACTAACTGA
- a CDS encoding metal-dependent transcriptional regulator yields MNLNLTTEDYLRSLYKLESRDLKATNAALAKELNVTSAAVTDMLRKLDELGLVSYQKYKGVALTKSGLAIATRITRRHRLWEVFLIQHLHFAWDEVHDLADQLEHIRSDELTERLDEFLGHPQHDPHGDPIPTRDGVVPVRILTPIGQLQPGEEGTVQRVSDEFPELLRYAVMVGLSLGSHIKAIERIQFDGSVRLVADGRESVISAKLAESVFVELVPGSSVRQAKKKSGGKK; encoded by the coding sequence ATGAATCTTAACCTGACCACAGAAGATTATCTCCGCTCGCTGTACAAGCTGGAAAGCCGGGATCTGAAAGCCACGAACGCCGCATTGGCAAAGGAGCTGAACGTCACCTCGGCAGCGGTCACCGATATGCTGCGGAAGCTGGACGAGCTTGGGCTGGTCAGCTACCAGAAGTACAAAGGGGTGGCGCTGACGAAATCTGGGCTGGCGATTGCCACGCGCATCACCCGCCGGCATCGGTTGTGGGAGGTGTTCCTGATCCAGCACTTGCACTTTGCCTGGGATGAAGTCCACGACCTTGCCGACCAGCTGGAGCATATCCGCTCCGATGAGCTTACCGAGCGTTTAGATGAGTTCCTGGGCCACCCCCAGCACGATCCCCACGGCGACCCCATTCCCACCCGCGATGGAGTGGTCCCCGTCCGCATCCTGACCCCGATTGGCCAGCTTCAGCCCGGGGAGGAGGGGACGGTGCAGCGGGTAAGCGACGAGTTCCCAGAACTGCTTCGCTACGCGGTGATGGTGGGGCTTTCGCTTGGTTCCCACATCAAGGCGATTGAGCGGATTCAGTTCGACGGCTCGGTGCGGCTGGTGGCCGATGGGCGCGAATCCGTTATCTCCGCCAAACTGGCCGAAAGCGTTTTTGTGGAGCTGGTTCCAGGAAGCTCGGTACGCCAAGCCAAGAAGAAATCAGGGGGGAAGAAGTGA
- a CDS encoding zinc ABC transporter substrate-binding protein, with product MKLKILLLLAVLLFAGCGGGSDSPQPKKLRIVTTTGMIEDAVRNIVGDDSAAATITALMGPGVDPHLYKASQQDLSLLTEADIIFYNGLHLEGKMVEVLQKLARTKPVVAVADGVDPAKLRTPPEFNGNHDPHIWFDVKLWEGGVRKIAQTLQAQDTANAARYRQHAERYVRQLDSLDRWVRDHIATIPNEGRVLITAHDAFGYFGQAYGIEVRGLQGISTVSEYGLADVQALVEMIASRNIKAVFVESSVPRRSIEAVVEGVKAKGKNVTIGGQLFSDAMGAKGTPEGTYIGMVSANVNTIVNALK from the coding sequence ATGAAACTCAAGATTCTCCTTCTCCTTGCCGTTCTTCTGTTTGCCGGATGTGGCGGCGGAAGCGATAGCCCGCAGCCAAAAAAACTTCGGATCGTCACCACCACCGGCATGATTGAAGATGCGGTTCGGAACATCGTTGGCGACGACTCCGCTGCCGCCACCATCACCGCCTTGATGGGACCCGGCGTGGATCCCCACCTCTACAAGGCTTCCCAGCAAGACCTCTCGCTCCTGACCGAGGCTGATATCATCTTCTATAACGGGCTGCACCTTGAAGGAAAAATGGTGGAAGTGCTGCAGAAACTTGCCCGCACAAAACCAGTGGTGGCCGTGGCCGACGGCGTGGACCCCGCAAAACTTCGCACCCCGCCCGAGTTCAACGGCAACCACGACCCCCACATCTGGTTCGACGTGAAGTTGTGGGAGGGAGGGGTCCGGAAGATTGCCCAGACGCTGCAGGCCCAGGATACGGCCAACGCAGCGCGCTACCGCCAGCACGCCGAACGCTACGTGCGGCAGCTGGACTCGCTGGACCGGTGGGTGCGGGACCATATCGCCACCATCCCCAACGAAGGCCGGGTGCTGATAACCGCCCACGATGCCTTTGGATACTTCGGCCAAGCCTACGGCATCGAGGTGCGCGGCCTGCAAGGAATCAGCACCGTGAGTGAGTACGGGCTGGCCGATGTTCAGGCGTTGGTTGAGATGATTGCAAGCCGGAACATCAAGGCCGTGTTCGTGGAATCAAGCGTTCCGCGCCGTTCAATTGAAGCTGTAGTTGAGGGGGTGAAGGCCAAAGGGAAGAACGTGACGATTGGCGGCCAGCTTTTCTCCGATGCCATGGGGGCCAAAGGGACCCCAGAAGGGACGTACATCGGCATGGTTTCCGCCAACGTCAACACCATCGTCAACGCGCTGAAATAA
- a CDS encoding ABC transporter ATP-binding protein yields MSPLEVHDLTVSYNRRPVLWDIDFTVPEGKLIAVVGPNGAGKSTLIKAAMGLIPSASGYVRFFGQGLAEARQRVAYVPQRTSVDWDFPTDALDVVLMGRYGRLRLFQRPRRADVEAAHEALNKVGMQQFANRQISQLSGGQQQRVFLARALAQDADLYLMDEPFAGVDAATEAAIVELLRQMRALGKTVIVVHHDLQTVQDYFDWALLLNMRLIAFGPMEQAFTNQLLQKTYGGRLNLLTEVADLIRHEQRKERDPL; encoded by the coding sequence ATTTCCCCGCTGGAAGTTCACGACCTCACCGTCAGCTACAACCGCCGGCCCGTGCTGTGGGACATTGATTTCACCGTGCCGGAGGGGAAGCTGATTGCGGTGGTGGGGCCGAACGGAGCGGGGAAATCAACGCTGATTAAAGCCGCAATGGGGCTGATCCCATCGGCCAGTGGTTACGTCCGGTTTTTTGGGCAGGGCCTTGCCGAAGCCCGCCAGCGTGTGGCCTACGTCCCGCAGCGGACCTCGGTGGATTGGGATTTCCCCACCGACGCGCTGGACGTTGTGCTGATGGGCCGCTACGGGCGGTTGCGGTTGTTCCAACGCCCCCGCCGTGCCGACGTTGAAGCCGCCCACGAAGCGTTGAACAAAGTGGGGATGCAGCAGTTCGCCAACCGGCAGATTTCGCAGCTTTCCGGTGGGCAGCAGCAGCGGGTGTTCCTTGCCCGCGCGCTTGCCCAGGATGCGGACCTGTACCTGATGGATGAGCCGTTCGCCGGGGTGGATGCCGCCACCGAGGCCGCCATTGTTGAGCTTCTTCGCCAGATGCGCGCCCTGGGGAAAACCGTCATCGTTGTTCACCACGACCTGCAAACCGTCCAAGATTACTTCGATTGGGCACTGCTGCTGAATATGCGGCTGATTGCCTTTGGCCCAATGGAGCAAGCCTTCACCAACCAGCTTCTGCAAAAAACCTACGGCGGGCGGCTGAACCTTCTGACAGAAGTTGCGGACCTGATACGCCACGAACAACGGAAGGAGCGGGACCCGCTATGA
- a CDS encoding metal ABC transporter permease, giving the protein MSESDLLDFFLLRQHNIRVVVLGTMLLGIGSAAIGCYAFLRKRSLVGDAVAHAALPGVAVAFMLTGVKNPAVILVGAAIAGWLSMVAMDLIVRRSKIREDAAIGIVLSVFFGLGILLLTRIQKSGSADQAGLDKFLFGQAASLVTGDVVVFGAVSLGLVVGIVLLHKEFKSISFDADFARSIGLPVRGLELAMTTMLVLAVVVGIQAVGVVLMAAMLITPAAAARYWTDRLTVMLLLAGIFGAAAGYGGAFVSYVAPRMPTGPWIVTAGTLIFLLSLLAAPRRGVIARVLRNRRNSRKTLEENILKTLYQLGEEPGGMFRLHTAADVARRRRIPESQALRGLGVLRRSGFIQRTENGWKLTQEGEKQGRRVTRLHRLWEVYLTEHVSIAPDHVHDDAESIEHVLTPELEAELEAVLNRPANDPHQRAIPYQ; this is encoded by the coding sequence ATGAGCGAATCCGACCTTCTGGATTTCTTCCTGCTTCGCCAACACAACATCCGCGTGGTGGTGTTGGGGACGATGCTGCTGGGGATTGGCTCAGCGGCCATTGGCTGCTACGCCTTTCTTCGCAAACGCTCGCTGGTGGGCGATGCCGTTGCCCATGCCGCGCTCCCCGGGGTTGCGGTTGCGTTCATGCTGACCGGGGTGAAAAACCCGGCGGTGATTCTGGTTGGCGCGGCCATTGCCGGGTGGCTTAGCATGGTGGCAATGGACCTGATTGTCCGCCGCTCCAAAATCCGCGAGGATGCCGCAATCGGGATCGTCCTTAGCGTCTTTTTCGGCCTGGGAATCTTGCTGCTGACGCGGATTCAAAAAAGCGGATCGGCGGATCAAGCCGGGCTGGATAAATTCCTATTCGGCCAGGCCGCATCGCTGGTGACGGGGGATGTGGTGGTGTTCGGCGCGGTCAGTTTGGGGCTGGTGGTGGGGATTGTGTTGCTCCACAAGGAGTTCAAATCCATCTCGTTCGATGCTGACTTTGCCCGCTCGATCGGCCTTCCGGTGCGCGGGCTGGAGCTTGCCATGACCACGATGCTGGTCCTTGCCGTGGTTGTTGGAATCCAAGCCGTTGGGGTGGTGCTGATGGCCGCCATGCTGATTACCCCCGCCGCCGCCGCACGCTACTGGACCGACCGCCTGACGGTGATGCTGCTTTTGGCCGGAATCTTCGGCGCGGCGGCCGGCTACGGCGGGGCCTTTGTCAGCTACGTTGCGCCGCGAATGCCCACCGGCCCCTGGATCGTCACCGCTGGAACGCTCATCTTCCTTCTGTCGCTGCTTGCTGCCCCGCGCCGTGGGGTGATTGCCCGGGTCCTGCGTAACCGCCGCAATAGCCGCAAAACGTTGGAGGAGAATATCCTGAAAACCTTGTATCAGCTTGGCGAGGAGCCTGGGGGGATGTTCCGCCTTCACACCGCCGCCGACGTTGCGCGCCGCCGCCGAATCCCGGAATCCCAGGCACTTCGTGGGCTGGGGGTGCTGCGCCGTAGCGGGTTTATCCAGCGGACCGAAAACGGATGGAAACTGACCCAAGAAGGGGAGAAGCAAGGGCGCAGAGTGACGCGGCTTCATCGCCTGTGGGAGGTGTATCTGACCGAGCACGTCAGCATTGCCCCGGACCATGTTCACGACGATGCCGAGTCAATCGAGCATGTGCTTACCCCCGAGCTGGAAGCTGAGTTAGAGGCCGTGCTGAACCGCCCCGCCAACGACCCCCACCAACGCGCAATTCCATATCAATAA
- a CDS encoding transporter, producing MAQKPLSILGLLMVASATTFSQEMATDRPDQTESSWVIPKGFLQIETGLSIGRHTPPQISGQAALTLQNLNLASTLVRVGVLERLELRLEGGYRVERSEATQSVGPIEESVVESLEGMDAVAVGVKVGIAEEDGPLPETSLILHTTLPVGDSPFGPSYVLPDFRFTLSHSLGKSLSLGYNIGAEWGDAGNPPDGIYTLVVGSDLAETIGGFVELFGTLSPGGPPQHTLDGGLTWAASDDVQLDASAGIGLTESVEDFFASAGVSFRLSAW from the coding sequence ATGGCCCAGAAACCACTCTCCATTCTCGGCTTGCTGATGGTGGCATCGGCAACCACTTTTTCCCAAGAGATGGCAACCGACCGCCCCGACCAGACGGAATCGTCGTGGGTGATACCGAAGGGATTTCTTCAGATTGAAACGGGCCTAAGCATTGGCCGCCACACGCCCCCCCAGATTTCCGGCCAAGCTGCCCTGACGCTGCAGAACCTGAATCTTGCTTCCACGCTTGTTCGCGTTGGCGTGCTGGAGCGGCTGGAGCTTCGGTTGGAAGGGGGGTATCGGGTGGAGCGGTCGGAAGCAACGCAAAGCGTGGGGCCGATTGAAGAATCAGTTGTGGAATCGCTGGAAGGAATGGACGCAGTTGCCGTTGGGGTGAAAGTCGGAATCGCCGAGGAAGATGGCCCGCTTCCAGAAACATCGCTGATCCTTCACACCACGCTCCCCGTTGGCGATTCTCCGTTCGGCCCCAGCTACGTTCTCCCCGATTTCCGTTTCACCCTTAGCCACTCGCTGGGGAAGTCACTCAGCTTGGGGTACAACATCGGTGCCGAGTGGGGCGATGCCGGAAACCCTCCCGACGGCATTTACACGCTGGTGGTTGGGAGCGATCTTGCCGAAACCATTGGCGGGTTTGTTGAGCTGTTCGGGACGCTTTCGCCTGGGGGACCGCCGCAGCATACGCTGGATGGAGGGCTGACCTGGGCCGCAAGCGATGACGTGCAGCTGGATGCCTCGGCAGGAATCGGCCTGACCGAATCGGTCGAGGATTTTTTCGCCAGTGCAGGGGTCTCCTTCCGGCTGAGTGCCTGGTAG